A portion of the Acidimicrobiia bacterium genome contains these proteins:
- a CDS encoding aspartate aminotransferase family protein, with amino-acid sequence MGLQGEQTAAWFRRAKAALVNGVSSQFRYWGDDDTMVIARGEGGHVIDMDGNRYIDYQLGFGPVILGHGDPDVARAVAEAAADGTTFAMTQRREIEAAEQFLAAVPWADQLRFGNTGTEATMHAIRLARGVTGRDVILKFEGQYHGVHDYVMFSTAGAPPTALGSRSRPVPLQSSSGIPETIRSYIRVLPFNDLEAVERLFKDQGQQIAGVIVEPMLGNAFGIMPEDGFLQGLRTLCTEYGSVLIFDEVKTGFRIGLGGAGEYFGVDPDLGTFAKAMGNGFPVAAIAGRGDVIKGWARGGIAQAGTYSANGVAVAAAAATIAKLATGEPFAQIEKIGRTLMEGVAAVCADQGVTVHVTGVPAMFGLVFSEEAPRDFRDAANHNEELYGEVVRKMIGKGVFPVDDALEPWFLCSAHTEEDAAKTLQVFEESLREAKA; translated from the coding sequence ATGGGCCTGCAAGGAGAGCAGACCGCAGCCTGGTTCCGGCGCGCCAAGGCTGCGTTGGTCAACGGAGTATCGAGCCAGTTCAGGTACTGGGGCGATGACGACACGATGGTCATCGCCCGGGGTGAGGGCGGCCATGTGATCGACATGGACGGCAACCGCTATATCGACTACCAACTCGGCTTCGGTCCGGTGATCCTCGGGCACGGAGACCCGGATGTGGCGCGAGCAGTCGCAGAGGCCGCAGCCGACGGAACGACATTTGCAATGACGCAGCGTCGCGAGATCGAGGCGGCCGAACAGTTTCTTGCCGCCGTTCCCTGGGCAGATCAGCTTCGGTTCGGCAACACGGGTACGGAAGCGACGATGCACGCGATTCGCCTCGCCAGGGGAGTCACCGGACGTGACGTGATCCTCAAGTTCGAAGGTCAGTACCACGGCGTCCACGACTACGTCATGTTCTCGACGGCCGGTGCGCCTCCAACCGCGCTGGGTTCACGCTCCCGTCCCGTTCCGTTGCAGAGTTCGTCGGGTATTCCGGAGACGATTCGGTCGTACATTCGTGTGTTGCCCTTCAACGATCTGGAAGCCGTAGAGAGACTGTTCAAGGATCAGGGGCAACAGATCGCCGGCGTCATTGTCGAGCCGATGCTGGGTAACGCCTTCGGGATCATGCCCGAGGACGGATTCCTCCAAGGTCTTCGCACACTCTGCACCGAGTACGGATCTGTGTTGATATTCGACGAGGTCAAGACCGGGTTCCGCATCGGCCTGGGCGGCGCCGGGGAGTACTTCGGCGTCGACCCCGATCTGGGCACATTTGCCAAAGCGATGGGCAACGGATTCCCGGTGGCTGCGATCGCCGGACGAGGCGATGTGATCAAGGGTTGGGCCAGGGGTGGCATTGCCCAGGCCGGCACTTACTCGGCCAATGGGGTCGCCGTTGCCGCGGCCGCCGCCACCATTGCGAAGCTCGCAACCGGTGAGCCCTTCGCCCAGATAGAGAAGATCGGCCGCACCTTGATGGAGGGCGTCGCCGCCGTCTGTGCCGATCAGGGGGTGACGGTGCATGTGACCGGCGTGCCGGCGATGTTCGGTCTGGTCTTCTCCGAAGAGGCTCCACGCGACTTTCGCGATGCCGCCAACCACAACGAGGAACTCTACGGTGAGGTCGTCAGGAAGATGATCGGCAAGGGCGTATTCCCGGTCGACGACGCGCTGGAGCCGTGGTTCCTGTGTTCGGCTCACACCGAGGAAGACGCCGCCAAGACCTTGCAGGTGTTCGAGGAGTCGTTGAGAGAGGCCAAGGCCTGA
- a CDS encoding saccharopine dehydrogenase C-terminal domain-containing protein produces the protein MKVALLGAGIIGEVTARDLSVWDTPDEVVIGDLDGERAARVAAEFGFGSAQVDVRDPDSLDAFLEGAGAVVNAAQYEINLDVMEGALRSGCNYVDLGGLFFTTRKQLKLFDRFEAAGLTAVLGIGACPGIANVHAGDLGSRLDTVDSVVIYNGATVDPSDTLKWPYSLWTIFDEIVEPSMVFRDGEFMAVEALSEEEMFPFKEPIGYAKTHLSLHSEVATIPLSLADKGIQKCEFKIRFFGFSEAALRKLQFLASVGLASTEPRKVGDVEGVVPRRLLIDLLEELQPEPPQHAGYKDIATVAVGTRDGQPVKLRIDTTAWPVPELKVSGGTAVVATPAAILGRWLASGRLDKPGVYPPETSVEPQPFYADLAKRGMETTLSTEEILA, from the coding sequence ATGAAAGTTGCGCTGCTCGGCGCGGGGATCATCGGTGAAGTAACGGCCCGCGACCTGAGTGTGTGGGACACCCCGGACGAGGTCGTCATCGGTGACCTCGATGGAGAGCGGGCCGCCCGGGTGGCCGCAGAGTTCGGGTTCGGCTCCGCGCAGGTCGACGTGCGCGACCCGGACAGCCTCGACGCCTTCCTCGAGGGTGCCGGCGCCGTCGTCAACGCGGCGCAATATGAGATCAACCTGGACGTGATGGAGGGGGCGCTGCGCTCCGGCTGCAACTACGTCGACCTCGGTGGGCTGTTCTTCACCACCCGCAAACAGTTGAAGCTGTTCGATCGATTCGAGGCTGCAGGACTGACCGCCGTGCTGGGCATCGGGGCATGTCCCGGCATCGCCAACGTGCACGCCGGCGATCTCGGCTCCCGGCTGGACACGGTCGATTCGGTCGTCATCTACAACGGTGCGACCGTGGACCCGTCGGACACGCTCAAGTGGCCGTATTCGCTGTGGACGATCTTCGATGAGATCGTCGAACCATCGATGGTGTTTCGCGACGGTGAGTTCATGGCGGTCGAGGCGCTGAGCGAGGAAGAGATGTTCCCGTTCAAGGAGCCCATCGGCTACGCCAAGACGCACCTGTCCCTGCACTCCGAGGTGGCGACGATTCCGCTGAGCCTGGCAGACAAGGGAATCCAGAAGTGTGAGTTCAAGATTCGCTTCTTCGGATTCTCCGAAGCCGCATTGCGGAAGCTGCAGTTCCTTGCTTCGGTCGGTCTCGCCTCCACCGAGCCCAGGAAGGTCGGCGACGTCGAAGGGGTCGTTCCCCGCCGGCTGCTGATAGACCTGCTCGAGGAACTCCAGCCGGAGCCGCCGCAGCACGCCGGATACAAGGACATCGCCACCGTTGCCGTTGGGACGAGGGACGGACAGCCCGTCAAGCTGCGCATCGACACGACGGCCTGGCCGGTACCGGAGTTGAAGGTGTCGGGCGGTACCGCCGTCGTCGCCACTCCGGCCGCGATTCTCGGCCGGTGGCTCGCCTCAGGTCGGCTCGACAAGCCGGGCGTGTATCCACCGGAGACATCGGTGGAACCCCAGCCGTTCTACGCCGACCTGGCCAAGCGAGGTATGGAGACAACGCTGTCGACCGAGGAGATCCTCGCCTAG
- a CDS encoding TIGR03667 family PPOX class F420-dependent oxidoreductase, whose product MNFPPEVEERLRSEPIMWMTTVTPDGRPQPSPIWFLWSGADILMFSKADTARLTNIGANPYVSLNLDGDGRGGAIVVIEGSARINREHPPAEALPEYIEKYQSFLDDYGWTAKSFSVDYPVPILIQPKRLRAW is encoded by the coding sequence ATGAACTTCCCGCCCGAAGTCGAAGAACGCCTCCGCTCCGAGCCGATCATGTGGATGACCACGGTCACCCCGGACGGGCGGCCCCAGCCGTCACCGATCTGGTTCTTGTGGAGCGGCGCCGACATCCTCATGTTCAGCAAGGCGGATACGGCCCGCCTGACCAACATCGGCGCCAATCCGTATGTTTCGCTCAACCTGGACGGTGACGGACGCGGCGGAGCGATCGTGGTCATAGAAGGAAGCGCCCGGATCAATCGCGAGCACCCACCCGCCGAGGCGCTGCCGGAATACATCGAGAAGTACCAGTCCTTCCTCGACGACTACGGCTGGACGGCGAAGAGCTTCTCCGTCGACTACCCGGTGCCCATCCTCATCCAACCGAAACGCCTGCGGGCGTGGTGA
- a CDS encoding phospholipid scramblase-related protein — translation MAIERGWFADPTKRHQYRYWDGSAWTEHVADNGVQGVDAADGLDRLEAAMTLDDASAPEKIREQVSGSGYAGAGIESARSGGGDIFSEPVLVVNQKAKLIELSNQYGVFDKDGNQLGSVNQIGQSTLKKAMRLISSVDQFMTHRLEIVDQSGTVLLRLTRPAKVFKSTVVVEDPIGRELGRIVQRNMIGKINFALESGGQELGAIKAENWRAWNFRIEDVTGSEVARITKTWEGLAKTIFTTADNYVVQIHGRLPQPLLSLVVAAALSVDTALKQDDRGWN, via the coding sequence ATGGCAATCGAACGCGGCTGGTTTGCGGATCCAACCAAGCGCCATCAATACCGCTATTGGGACGGTTCGGCTTGGACCGAACACGTTGCGGACAACGGTGTGCAGGGGGTGGATGCGGCAGACGGACTCGACCGCTTGGAGGCGGCGATGACGCTCGACGATGCTTCGGCTCCTGAGAAGATCCGTGAACAGGTATCAGGCAGCGGCTACGCGGGCGCCGGGATCGAGTCGGCCCGATCCGGTGGCGGCGACATCTTCAGCGAGCCAGTCCTGGTCGTGAATCAGAAGGCCAAGCTGATCGAGCTGTCGAATCAGTACGGGGTGTTCGACAAAGACGGCAACCAGCTCGGCTCGGTCAATCAGATCGGCCAGTCGACGTTGAAGAAGGCGATGCGACTGATTTCATCCGTGGACCAGTTCATGACCCACCGTCTGGAGATAGTCGATCAGTCGGGCACCGTTCTGCTGCGGCTGACGCGTCCGGCCAAGGTGTTCAAGTCAACGGTGGTCGTAGAGGATCCGATAGGGCGGGAGCTCGGGCGGATCGTCCAACGCAACATGATCGGGAAGATCAACTTCGCCCTCGAATCGGGTGGGCAGGAGCTTGGAGCGATCAAGGCGGAGAACTGGCGGGCCTGGAACTTCCGGATCGAGGACGTGACGGGATCTGAAGTGGCCCGTATCACCAAGACCTGGGAGGGCCTGGCCAAGACGATCTTCACCACGGCGGACAACTACGTCGTGCAGATCCACGGCCGCCTCCCGCAGCCCCTCCTCTCGTTGGTCGTGGCCGCGGCATTGTCGGTCGATACGGCACTGAAACAGGATGACCGCGGCTGGAACTGA
- the serB gene encoding phosphoserine phosphatase SerB, with amino-acid sequence MAHDTILVRINGRDAPGITAGLLDLLSLGRAQVYDMEQVVVKGRLTLDLLIGISTEHQTLKDLLFFGWQRGIDIEFEIVEDQPTPSPGPRYAVTLLAPDLSAEALAGATAAIAATGGNIDRINRLSDYPVMSYEFIVSGADFDRLRESLLMASQAFRLDIAVQPEGLQRRAKRLVVLDVDSTLIENEVIDLLAEEAGRTQAVAEITERAMQGELEFEDALRSRVRTLKGLPETALGRVAEKISLTAGARTFIRTLKRLGYEIVLVSGGFEFFVAALGRDLDIALTFANRLEIADGILTGELEGPIIDRAGKAEILRRVAADLGIPVEQTVAVGDGANDLDMLAAAGLGIAFNAKPVVREAADTAVTVPYLDAVLFLLGIRRTDVEQADAADPKFNGEQRRGPGPA; translated from the coding sequence ATGGCACACGATACGATTCTGGTCCGGATCAACGGGCGCGATGCCCCCGGCATCACAGCCGGACTGCTCGATCTGCTCTCGCTCGGCAGAGCGCAGGTCTACGACATGGAACAGGTCGTGGTCAAGGGCCGCCTCACACTGGATCTGCTCATCGGAATCTCGACGGAACATCAGACGCTGAAGGACCTCTTGTTCTTCGGCTGGCAACGCGGGATCGACATCGAGTTCGAGATCGTGGAGGACCAGCCGACTCCGTCGCCCGGCCCCAGGTACGCGGTGACGCTCCTCGCGCCGGATCTCTCGGCGGAGGCCCTGGCCGGAGCAACTGCGGCAATCGCGGCCACCGGAGGCAACATCGATCGGATCAACAGGCTCTCCGACTATCCGGTCATGAGTTACGAGTTCATCGTCTCGGGCGCCGACTTCGATCGTCTCCGCGAGTCATTGCTGATGGCCTCCCAGGCATTCAGACTCGACATCGCAGTGCAGCCGGAGGGCCTTCAGCGCAGGGCCAAGCGACTCGTGGTGCTCGACGTTGATTCGACGCTCATCGAGAACGAAGTCATTGACCTGCTGGCCGAGGAGGCCGGACGGACGCAGGCGGTGGCAGAAATCACCGAACGGGCGATGCAGGGCGAACTCGAGTTCGAAGACGCCCTGCGGTCCCGCGTCCGCACACTCAAGGGACTCCCCGAGACCGCGTTGGGCCGTGTTGCCGAGAAGATCTCACTGACGGCCGGGGCGAGAACGTTCATCCGCACGCTGAAGCGTCTGGGGTACGAGATCGTGCTGGTCAGCGGCGGATTCGAGTTCTTCGTGGCGGCGCTGGGCAGGGATCTCGACATCGCCCTCACCTTCGCCAACCGTCTCGAGATCGCAGACGGCATTCTGACCGGTGAGCTGGAGGGCCCGATAATCGACAGGGCCGGAAAGGCCGAAATACTGCGCCGGGTGGCCGCCGACCTCGGTATCCCGGTCGAGCAAACGGTTGCGGTCGGCGACGGCGCCAACGATCTGGACATGCTCGCCGCGGCGGGTTTGGGTATCGCCTTCAACGCCAAGCCGGTCGTCCGGGAGGCCGCAGACACTGCGGTAACGGTCCCCTATCTCGACGCCGTGCTGTTCCTGCTCGGAATCCGCCGTACGGACGTAGAACAGGCCGACGCGGCCGACCCGAAGTTCAACGGCGAGCAACGACGCGGTCCCGGCCCCGCTTGA
- a CDS encoding PGPGW domain-containing protein, which yields MQSRSQRPLFIRIALFVIGGVVLVIGVLGWFLPLLPGWLLVVAGLAILAREFPWARRLLDRARSQLNRVRRRSPAEGD from the coding sequence ATGCAAAGTCGGTCACAGCGTCCCCTGTTCATCCGCATCGCCCTCTTCGTGATCGGCGGTGTGGTTTTGGTCATCGGTGTTCTCGGCTGGTTCCTCCCGCTTCTGCCGGGCTGGCTGCTCGTTGTTGCAGGCTTGGCGATCCTGGCCAGGGAGTTCCCGTGGGCTCGCCGCCTCCTCGACCGCGCCCGGTCACAACTCAATCGTGTCAGGCGCCGGTCGCCGGCAGAGGGTGACTGA
- a CDS encoding YbaN family protein: protein MAQQARRKPTRIILAGLGFLSLGVAIVGLVLPGIPTTGPVLLSGYFFSRSSERFDSWLLGHRVFGPILRDWRAGLGFTARAKTASIVAIAATFSMTVSFAVSNLGVRIGLVLLAVAISAYILSLPTKLLETTG, encoded by the coding sequence ATGGCTCAGCAGGCAAGGCGCAAACCAACGCGCATAATTCTGGCGGGACTCGGCTTTCTGAGTCTCGGGGTCGCCATCGTCGGCCTCGTGTTGCCCGGCATTCCGACAACGGGGCCGGTCCTCTTGTCCGGCTACTTCTTCTCGCGTTCGTCCGAACGTTTCGACAGCTGGTTGCTCGGCCATCGGGTATTCGGGCCGATTCTGCGTGATTGGCGTGCAGGCCTCGGTTTCACCGCGCGGGCCAAGACCGCTTCGATAGTCGCCATCGCCGCCACCTTCTCGATGACCGTGTCCTTCGCCGTCTCAAACCTGGGCGTACGGATCGGCCTCGTCCTCCTGGCGGTGGCCATCAGCGCCTATATCCTCTCCCTGCCCACCAAGCTGCTCGAGACGACCGGCTAG
- a CDS encoding vitamin B12-dependent ribonucleotide reductase: MERETNMGQGLRISRRFTEAGVDPYDSIEWEYRDSRISNPDGSIVFQMTDAEIPASWSQVATDIMVSKYFRKAGVPQYDADGNELVDESGMRLTGPERSAKQVFNRLADTWRFWGESKGYFASADDAQAFEDELKYMLANQMAAPNSPQWFNTGLFNNYGLTGPAQGFWFIDDETGELVASPDSYSRPAPHACFILSVGDDLVNPGGIMDLWVREARIFKFGSGAGSNFSNIRAENELLSGGGKSSGVMSFLKIGDRAAGAIKSGGTTRRAAKMVILDVDHPDIEKFINWKKAEEDKAKVLIRHGGMPADFNGDAYATVSGQNSNNSVRVTNDFIQAVIDDGDWSLTNRKDGSVRKTVKARDIWSQIADAAWACADPGLQYHTTINQWHTCPSGGEIRASNPCSEYMFLDDTACNLASLNLVKFYDDSDQTFDIEAYEHAIRLWTVVLEISVAMAHFPSEEIAQGSYDYRTLGLGYANLGSLLMRQGIAYDSAEGRSLAGALTAILTGTSYATSAEMAAAVGPFPKYGENRESMLRVIRNHRRAAYGETDFEEIGHEVMSFDDSLCPSDLVAAARGSWDRALDWGKEVGFRNAQATVLAPTGTIGLLMDCDTTGVEPDFSLVKFKKLAGGGYFKIVNQSVAPALAALGYNDNEIEEIVDYVVGTNTLLGAPHINRQSLTEKGFSTEDLINIEKVLPTVFDLKHAFSPFVLGEETLQRLGYKVDEYTSFDFDLLSKLGFSRAQVIEANDAICGRQTIEGAPHIEDDHLPVFDTANRNGRHGTRLIHHDGHIKMMAAAQPFISGAISKTINMPHEATPADIEGAYELSWRLGLKAMALYRDGSKASQPLSSTTDEADNEEEDQDINAALQEEKALAWGQIPAGLSPTEAYDQGMQPPRFLLPARRSGFTQEARIGGHKVFLRTGEYEDGTLGELFIDLAKEGATLRGILSCFAIAVSKGLQYGVPLEEYVDTFVFQTFEPRGMVEGHPNIKMANSIVDYVFRALGVEYLHRDELAQVPPVRPSELPEPPKGLAVEAGVQLDLTEAAMEGQIDAQIEAARFVDSPSSSPNGPNGNGASTRAPAKPARSTPQSSSRTATATVTKARPSTDVSDAPACPNCGNITMRSGSCHVCLTCGETTGCS; this comes from the coding sequence TTGGAGAGGGAGACAAACATGGGCCAAGGCCTGCGGATCAGCCGTCGCTTCACCGAAGCGGGAGTCGACCCATACGACAGCATCGAATGGGAGTACCGCGATTCGAGAATCAGCAACCCGGACGGTTCGATCGTATTTCAGATGACCGATGCGGAGATCCCGGCTTCCTGGTCACAGGTCGCAACCGACATCATGGTCTCCAAGTACTTCCGCAAGGCGGGTGTCCCCCAGTACGACGCCGACGGCAACGAACTCGTCGACGAATCCGGCATGCGCCTCACCGGTCCGGAGCGTTCCGCCAAACAGGTCTTCAACCGGCTCGCAGATACGTGGCGCTTCTGGGGTGAATCGAAGGGCTACTTCGCCTCTGCCGACGATGCGCAGGCATTTGAGGATGAGCTCAAGTACATGCTCGCCAACCAGATGGCGGCTCCAAACTCTCCGCAGTGGTTCAACACCGGACTCTTCAACAACTACGGCCTGACCGGTCCGGCGCAGGGCTTCTGGTTCATCGACGACGAAACGGGTGAACTGGTCGCCTCTCCCGACTCATACTCTCGCCCCGCTCCTCACGCCTGCTTCATCCTCTCCGTGGGAGACGATCTCGTGAACCCCGGGGGCATCATGGACTTGTGGGTCCGCGAGGCAAGGATCTTCAAGTTCGGCTCGGGTGCCGGATCCAACTTCTCGAACATACGCGCCGAGAACGAACTCCTCTCGGGAGGAGGCAAGAGTTCCGGCGTCATGTCGTTCCTCAAGATCGGCGATCGCGCCGCAGGCGCCATCAAGTCGGGAGGCACGACTCGACGTGCGGCCAAGATGGTCATTCTCGATGTCGACCACCCCGACATCGAAAAGTTCATCAACTGGAAGAAGGCCGAGGAGGACAAGGCCAAGGTTCTCATCCGGCACGGCGGGATGCCGGCCGACTTCAACGGAGACGCCTACGCGACGGTCTCCGGCCAGAACTCGAACAACTCCGTGCGGGTCACCAACGACTTCATCCAGGCCGTCATCGACGACGGGGACTGGAGCCTCACCAACCGCAAGGACGGCTCGGTTCGCAAGACTGTGAAGGCACGGGACATCTGGAGCCAGATCGCAGACGCCGCCTGGGCGTGTGCCGATCCGGGACTGCAATACCACACCACCATCAACCAGTGGCACACGTGCCCGTCGGGCGGTGAGATCCGTGCGTCAAACCCGTGCTCGGAGTACATGTTCCTCGACGACACGGCCTGCAATCTGGCCAGCCTCAACCTCGTCAAGTTCTACGACGACTCCGATCAGACCTTCGACATCGAGGCCTACGAACACGCCATCCGGTTGTGGACGGTGGTTCTCGAGATCTCGGTGGCAATGGCCCACTTCCCTTCCGAGGAGATCGCCCAGGGGTCGTACGACTACCGGACGCTGGGGCTCGGTTACGCCAACCTCGGGTCCCTCCTGATGCGCCAGGGCATCGCCTACGACTCTGCCGAAGGACGGTCTCTGGCCGGAGCGCTGACCGCGATCTTGACCGGCACTTCGTACGCAACCAGCGCCGAGATGGCTGCCGCCGTTGGTCCGTTCCCGAAGTATGGAGAGAACCGGGAGTCGATGCTCCGGGTCATCCGCAACCACAGGCGGGCTGCCTATGGAGAAACCGATTTCGAAGAGATCGGCCATGAGGTCATGTCCTTCGACGACTCCCTGTGTCCCTCCGATCTTGTCGCAGCTGCCCGCGGCTCATGGGATCGTGCACTCGACTGGGGCAAGGAAGTCGGGTTTCGGAACGCGCAGGCAACTGTGCTGGCGCCGACCGGCACCATTGGGCTGCTGATGGATTGCGACACGACGGGCGTGGAGCCCGACTTCTCACTGGTGAAGTTCAAGAAACTCGCCGGTGGCGGCTACTTCAAAATCGTGAACCAGTCCGTCGCTCCGGCGCTGGCCGCGCTCGGCTATAACGACAACGAGATCGAAGAGATCGTCGACTACGTGGTCGGAACCAACACGCTGCTGGGCGCTCCACACATCAATCGTCAGTCACTGACAGAAAAGGGGTTCAGCACCGAGGACCTGATCAACATCGAAAAGGTCCTTCCCACCGTGTTCGACCTGAAGCATGCTTTCTCGCCGTTCGTGCTCGGCGAGGAGACGCTCCAGAGGCTTGGATACAAGGTCGACGAGTACACGTCGTTCGACTTCGACTTGCTGAGCAAGCTCGGCTTCTCACGGGCACAGGTGATCGAAGCCAACGACGCAATATGCGGGCGGCAGACCATCGAAGGTGCTCCGCATATCGAAGACGACCACCTGCCCGTCTTCGATACTGCCAACCGCAACGGCCGTCACGGAACCCGGCTGATTCATCACGACGGCCACATCAAGATGATGGCTGCGGCGCAACCGTTCATATCGGGGGCCATTTCGAAGACGATCAATATGCCACACGAGGCCACACCCGCCGACATCGAAGGTGCCTACGAGTTGTCGTGGAGGCTCGGCCTGAAGGCGATGGCCCTGTACAGGGACGGATCCAAAGCTTCACAGCCGCTTTCGTCGACCACCGATGAAGCCGACAACGAGGAAGAGGACCAGGACATCAACGCTGCCCTCCAGGAAGAGAAAGCGCTGGCCTGGGGCCAGATCCCCGCGGGCCTCTCACCGACCGAGGCCTACGACCAGGGGATGCAACCGCCCCGCTTCCTACTCCCCGCCCGCCGCAGCGGGTTCACCCAGGAGGCTCGCATCGGCGGGCACAAGGTGTTCCTCCGCACCGGTGAGTACGAAGACGGAACGCTGGGCGAGTTGTTCATCGACCTGGCCAAGGAAGGCGCAACGCTGCGCGGCATACTCTCGTGTTTTGCCATCGCGGTGAGCAAGGGCCTCCAGTACGGAGTGCCGCTGGAAGAGTACGTCGACACGTTCGTGTTCCAGACGTTTGAACCGCGCGGCATGGTGGAGGGGCATCCGAACATCAAGATGGCCAACTCCATCGTGGACTACGTGTTCCGGGCGCTCGGCGTCGAGTACCTGCACAGAGACGAACTTGCTCAGGTGCCACCCGTTCGGCCGTCCGAGCTTCCTGAACCACCGAAGGGGCTGGCAGTGGAGGCCGGTGTCCAGTTGGACCTGACCGAGGCTGCGATGGAGGGCCAGATAGACGCTCAGATCGAAGCAGCCCGATTCGTCGATTCGCCATCATCGTCGCCGAACGGACCCAACGGCAACGGCGCCTCGACACGTGCCCCGGCCAAACCGGCAAGGAGCACGCCGCAGAGCTCGAGCAGAACGGCCACCGCAACAGTCACAAAGGCAAGACCTTCCACCGATGTGAGCGACGCACCGGCCTGCCCCAACTGCGGCAACATCACCATGCGCAGCGGTTCGTGCCACGTTTGCCTGACCTGTGGCGAGACCACCGGCTGTTCGTGA
- a CDS encoding haloalkane dehalogenase, translated as MKVLRTPDQRFESLPDYPFEPHYLEIRNAWGPDLRMHYVDEGPADAPSVVMLHGEPTWSYFYRHLIPPMVRAGHRVLAPDLIGFGRSDKPAATDDYTYERMVEWTSAWFRSVKPRRVSLILHDWGGLIGLRVVAGSSRAFERIIAMNTGLPTGAQVMSPESSMWKLMAHNMPVLPVGQVVNGGCFVELSRGVIDAYDAPFPDESFKSGARALPGLVPVRPDDPSAAENRTAWRSLRRFSKPFLTVFSDLDPMNSGGEEEFKSGIPGAAGRPHTRLRRAGHFITEDRTDRLIKVLCKFIRS; from the coding sequence GTGAAGGTTCTCCGGACACCGGACCAGCGTTTCGAGTCGCTTCCCGACTATCCGTTCGAGCCGCACTATCTGGAGATCCGGAACGCCTGGGGCCCCGATCTGCGGATGCACTACGTCGACGAAGGACCGGCCGACGCACCCAGCGTCGTCATGCTGCACGGTGAGCCCACCTGGTCGTATTTCTACCGGCACCTGATCCCGCCGATGGTCCGAGCCGGGCACAGGGTCCTGGCGCCTGATCTGATCGGGTTCGGCAGATCGGACAAACCGGCCGCTACCGACGATTACACCTACGAACGGATGGTTGAGTGGACCTCAGCCTGGTTCCGGTCGGTCAAACCCAGGAGAGTGTCGCTGATCCTTCACGACTGGGGCGGCTTGATAGGTCTGCGCGTCGTTGCCGGGAGTTCAAGAGCATTCGAGAGGATCATCGCCATGAACACCGGGTTACCTACGGGCGCGCAGGTGATGTCGCCCGAGTCCTCGATGTGGAAGCTCATGGCCCACAACATGCCGGTGCTTCCGGTCGGTCAGGTAGTGAACGGAGGGTGCTTCGTCGAGCTTTCCCGGGGTGTGATCGACGCCTACGACGCTCCCTTTCCGGATGAGTCGTTCAAGTCCGGAGCGCGAGCCCTTCCCGGTCTCGTCCCGGTCCGTCCGGATGATCCCTCGGCTGCGGAGAACCGTACCGCCTGGCGTTCCCTGCGCCGCTTCAGCAAGCCGTTCCTGACGGTCTTCAGCGACCTCGACCCGATGAACAGTGGTGGTGAGGAGGAGTTCAAATCTGGTATTCCCGGTGCGGCGGGCCGGCCGCACACGCGACTCCGCCGTGCAGGACATTTCATAACCGAGGATCGCACCGACCGTCTGATCAAGGTGCTCTGCAAGTTCATCAGGTCCTGA
- a CDS encoding NfeD family protein: MFSVYLFATLVGWPFVLFFLFFSADVDADADLDAGVDGDADVDAGVSIVGSAGAGVADAVLSIFSFRAIVFLFAFFGITGLVLRGLGVGDFLTLVLAVAMGLFAGYLHARLFAYLKRSSSGGTTTNSDLRGSRAKVVVPIVANGRGRIEVDVDGQPVYLTARAFGGGTHEEGESVVVVEIDDGIALVGHLNLDE; the protein is encoded by the coding sequence ATGTTCAGCGTGTATCTGTTCGCTACGCTCGTCGGCTGGCCTTTCGTCTTGTTCTTCCTCTTCTTCTCGGCTGATGTCGATGCGGACGCGGATCTCGATGCAGGTGTCGACGGTGATGCGGATGTCGATGCCGGTGTGAGCATCGTCGGATCCGCGGGTGCCGGCGTGGCCGATGCCGTTCTGTCGATATTCTCGTTTCGAGCCATCGTGTTCCTGTTCGCCTTCTTCGGTATCACCGGGCTCGTCTTGCGAGGGCTGGGCGTCGGCGACTTCCTCACCCTCGTACTGGCGGTGGCCATGGGACTGTTCGCCGGCTACCTGCACGCTCGCCTGTTCGCCTACTTGAAGAGGTCATCTTCCGGTGGCACAACGACCAACTCCGATCTGCGAGGTTCCCGGGCGAAGGTGGTCGTTCCGATTGTTGCGAATGGAAGAGGACGTATCGAGGTGGATGTGGACGGTCAACCGGTCTACCTCACGGCCCGGGCCTTTGGGGGTGGGACTCATGAAGAGGGAGAGAGCGTGGTGGTCGTCGAGATCGACGACGGGATCGCGCTCGTTGGCCATCTGAACCTGGACGAATAG